A single window of Flavobacterium aestivum DNA harbors:
- a CDS encoding DUF1569 domain-containing protein produces MSSIYNKADNDAILNRINALTPESKALWGKMAVDQMCKHCTSTILVAFDKQEVKSNFLMRFLGKLLKDKVFNGGDLKKNSPTAKEFVFKDHYNLESAKQELIDNFSQFAQGHQVIKVMDHPFWGKMTYEDWDKLMWKHINHHLTQFGV; encoded by the coding sequence ATGAGTTCTATATACAACAAAGCCGATAACGATGCAATATTAAACCGAATCAATGCTCTTACACCTGAAAGCAAGGCGCTATGGGGAAAAATGGCAGTTGACCAAATGTGTAAACATTGTACAAGTACTATTCTTGTGGCATTTGATAAACAAGAAGTGAAATCAAATTTCCTGATGCGGTTTTTGGGAAAATTGTTAAAAGATAAAGTTTTTAATGGGGGAGACTTAAAGAAAAATAGTCCAACAGCTAAAGAGTTTGTATTCAAGGACCATTATAATCTTGAAAGTGCCAAACAGGAATTGATAGATAATTTTAGTCAGTTTGCTCAAGGGCACCAAGTGATAAAAGTAATGGATCATCCGTTTTGGGGAAAAATGACTTACGAAGATTGGGACAAACTGATGTGGAAACACATTAATCATCACTTGACGCAATTTGGAGTTTAA
- a CDS encoding DNA/RNA non-specific endonuclease yields MAIIRHKYFFLSYSEEHEQAEWAAYYLTGGSKQQHSLSRPYFSQDPLVDTDSAHWKNYKDSGFDKGHLVPAADMKFSEEAYNETFYTSNVAPQNRAFNAGVWNRLEQKIRYWADKYTALFIVTGSILHDNLVTIGEEEVSVPDYFFKIVVRVQNNGLVMIPFLVPNKKSDLPLYTFATTIDEIERITQIDFNQKLSEKIDEKIEKELNYKEWSFY; encoded by the coding sequence ATGGCAATCATAAGACATAAGTATTTTTTTCTGTCCTATTCCGAAGAGCATGAGCAAGCGGAATGGGCTGCATATTATTTGACTGGAGGCAGCAAGCAACAACATAGTTTATCAAGACCATATTTTTCGCAAGATCCTTTGGTAGATACTGATTCTGCACATTGGAAAAACTACAAAGACTCGGGATTTGACAAAGGCCATTTGGTTCCTGCTGCCGATATGAAATTTTCTGAGGAGGCTTATAATGAAACTTTTTATACCTCGAATGTAGCCCCACAGAATAGAGCTTTTAATGCTGGTGTTTGGAATAGATTGGAACAGAAAATTCGCTATTGGGCTGATAAATACACAGCTCTTTTTATAGTTACCGGGAGTATTTTACATGATAATCTGGTTACTATTGGCGAGGAAGAAGTGTCGGTTCCTGATTATTTTTTTAAAATTGTGGTTCGGGTACAAAACAACGGTTTGGTTATGATTCCTTTTTTGGTACCCAATAAAAAATCCGATTTGCCTCTTTATACTTTTGCAACCACCATCGATGAAATAGAACGAATTACCCAAATTGATTTCAATCAGAAGTTGTCTGAAAAAATAGACGAAAAAATAGAAAAAGAGTTGAATTACAAAGAATGGAGTTTTTACTAA
- the trmD gene encoding tRNA (guanosine(37)-N1)-methyltransferase TrmD → MRIDIITVLPDLLKSPFEASIMKRAIDKGLVEVHFHNLRDYTTNKQKSVDDYPFGGGAGMVMTVQPIDACITHLKSERSYDEIIYMSPDGETLNQKMANTMSMYENIIILCGHYKGVDQRVRDHFITKEISIGDYVLSGGELGALVLSDALIRLIPGVLSDETSALTDSFQDGLLSGPIYTRPADYKGWKVPDVLLSGHFAKIDKWREDTAYEHTKNRRPDLLEES, encoded by the coding sequence ATGAGAATTGATATTATTACCGTATTGCCAGATTTACTAAAAAGTCCCTTTGAAGCTTCGATCATGAAACGCGCCATAGACAAAGGACTTGTAGAAGTTCATTTTCATAATTTAAGAGATTATACAACAAACAAACAAAAGAGTGTAGATGATTATCCTTTTGGTGGAGGTGCCGGAATGGTAATGACGGTACAGCCAATTGATGCTTGTATCACTCATTTGAAAAGTGAGAGAAGCTACGACGAAATCATATATATGTCACCGGACGGGGAAACTCTAAATCAAAAAATGGCCAACACTATGTCTATGTATGAAAACATCATCATACTTTGTGGTCATTATAAAGGAGTAGATCAACGTGTTCGCGATCATTTTATTACTAAAGAAATCTCTATTGGAGATTATGTTTTATCTGGTGGTGAATTAGGAGCGCTGGTATTATCAGATGCATTAATTCGATTGATTCCTGGTGTTTTGAGCGATGAAACGTCGGCCTTGACGGATAGTTTTCAAGACGGATTGTTGTCAGGACCTATCTATACACGTCCTGCAGATTATAAGGGATGGAAAGTTCCTGATGTTTTATTGAGCGGCCATTTTGCCAAAATAGACAAATGGAGAGAAGATACAGCTTACGAACATACAAAGAACAGAAGACCAGATTTGTTGGAAGAGTCATAA
- a CDS encoding AraC family transcriptional regulator: MNDFNLKRIYNIRNYIEMHYNEIISIDSLETISCYSYRNLQRIFYSLFNETIGAYQTRLKIENGYKKLLYSNKQVSDIALEVGFADVQSFSKTFKKHFNCSPSLARNQKELLLNDVHPQQVIACVLKPEIVFIPEITVYYSSCKTSYVNLEIESLWDTILKNEFSETNAEFFGVIADDILITEKSKCTYDACIATDTIIKNLPTKKIFGGKYARFFHQGAYDTLEETYQQIYGGWFLDNDFQFSHSPVIEQYLKNDANCDKESDYLTAIFIPLI, translated from the coding sequence ATGAATGATTTTAATCTAAAGCGTATTTATAATATTAGGAATTATATTGAGATGCATTATAACGAAATCATCTCAATAGATTCTCTCGAAACTATTTCCTGTTACTCGTACAGAAATTTGCAGCGTATTTTTTATTCTTTATTTAATGAAACAATTGGCGCTTATCAAACGCGATTGAAAATAGAGAATGGATATAAAAAGCTTTTGTATTCCAATAAACAAGTTTCAGATATTGCCCTTGAAGTGGGATTTGCCGATGTGCAATCTTTCTCGAAAACTTTCAAAAAACATTTCAATTGCTCCCCCTCATTGGCTCGAAATCAAAAAGAGCTTTTATTGAATGATGTTCATCCTCAGCAAGTCATTGCTTGTGTTTTAAAACCCGAAATAGTTTTTATTCCAGAAATAACAGTTTATTATTCGAGTTGCAAAACTTCTTATGTCAATTTAGAAATAGAAAGCCTTTGGGATACTATATTAAAGAATGAATTCTCAGAGACCAACGCAGAATTCTTTGGCGTTATAGCCGATGATATTTTGATTACTGAAAAATCCAAATGCACATACGACGCTTGTATTGCGACTGATACCATCATTAAAAATCTCCCAACGAAAAAGATTTTTGGAGGTAAGTATGCTCGGTTTTTTCATCAAGGAGCCTATGACACTTTAGAAGAAACCTATCAACAAATTTACGGAGGGTGGTTTTTGGATAATGATTTTCAGTTCTCACATTCACCTGTAATTGAACAGTATCTAAAAAACGATGCAAATTGTGACAAGGAATCCGATTATCTTACGGCTATTTTTATTCCGCTTATTTAA
- a CDS encoding agmatine deiminase family protein, with product MNKLFIIPLLFPLFTSCQEDAVTATPSVPDESIKTEIMYTMPEESAPHEGTWLQWPHQYQYGIEYRSDLDDTWVAMTKSLTGSEKVHIIAYDATEKSRITALLETAGVSLSNIDFKIYKTDDVWVRDNGPIYVRDKNNQLVIQDWGFNGWGKKAAFGNCNTIPTQIATDQKTTVVDLNSVMINEGGAVEIDGNGTLLATKSAILNSNRNPGMTQLQAEANFKKYLGTTHFIWLEGKAGREITDMHIDGFARFGNTNTIVTMNEDDLLYWEVPQNDINTLYNSKDKNGKSYTFLKLPLSKNDVVTTYGKKLGYKGSYVNYYIGNTVVLVPNYNDPNDAVANQLIQSLYPTRKVIGIDVRNLYANGGMIHCVTQQQPK from the coding sequence ATGAACAAATTATTTATAATCCCATTATTATTTCCTTTATTCACTTCTTGTCAGGAAGATGCTGTAACAGCAACGCCATCAGTACCAGATGAATCAATAAAAACCGAAATTATGTACACTATGCCCGAAGAATCAGCTCCGCACGAAGGAACATGGTTGCAATGGCCTCATCAATATCAATACGGTATTGAGTATAGAAGTGATTTGGATGATACTTGGGTTGCTATGACCAAATCATTAACAGGAAGCGAAAAAGTACATATTATTGCCTACGATGCTACTGAAAAAAGCAGAATCACTGCCTTATTAGAAACCGCTGGAGTTTCTTTGTCTAATATTGATTTTAAAATTTATAAAACAGATGATGTTTGGGTAAGAGATAATGGTCCTATTTATGTAAGAGATAAAAACAATCAATTGGTAATACAAGATTGGGGTTTTAATGGTTGGGGCAAAAAAGCCGCTTTCGGGAATTGCAATACCATACCTACGCAAATTGCAACGGATCAAAAAACAACAGTTGTCGATTTAAATTCTGTAATGATTAATGAAGGAGGAGCTGTAGAAATAGATGGAAACGGAACCTTATTGGCCACCAAGAGTGCTATTCTAAATTCGAATCGTAATCCTGGAATGACCCAATTGCAAGCCGAAGCAAATTTCAAAAAGTATTTAGGGACAACGCATTTTATTTGGTTGGAAGGTAAAGCAGGAAGAGAAATTACAGACATGCATATTGATGGTTTTGCACGTTTTGGCAATACAAATACAATTGTAACAATGAATGAAGACGATTTGTTGTATTGGGAAGTACCACAAAATGACATTAATACTTTATATAATTCAAAAGACAAAAACGGCAAAAGTTATACTTTCCTAAAACTGCCATTATCTAAGAATGATGTTGTAACAACTTATGGTAAAAAATTAGGATACAAAGGTTCTTATGTAAACTATTATATCGGAAACACAGTTGTTTTAGTTCCTAATTATAATGATCCTAATGATGCTGTTGCTAATCAATTGATACAAAGTTTGTATCCTACTAGAAAAGTGATAGGTATTGATGTTCGTAATTTATATGCCAATGGAGGTATGATTCATTGTGTAACTCAACAGCAGCCAAAATAG
- the rplS gene encoding 50S ribosomal protein L19 codes for MADLLKFVQDEFVTRKDFPEFGAGDTITVYYEIKEGEKTRTQFFKGVVIQRRGSANTETFTIRKMSGAIGVERIFPVNLPALQKIEINKKGAVRRARIFYFRELTGKKAKIKDKRR; via the coding sequence ATGGCAGATTTATTGAAATTCGTTCAAGACGAATTCGTAACAAGAAAAGATTTCCCTGAATTTGGAGCTGGAGACACAATCACAGTTTACTACGAAATTAAAGAGGGTGAAAAAACAAGAACACAGTTTTTTAAAGGTGTTGTAATTCAAAGAAGAGGTTCTGCTAACACAGAAACTTTTACAATCCGTAAAATGTCAGGAGCTATTGGAGTAGAGCGTATCTTCCCAGTAAACTTGCCAGCTTTGCAAAAAATTGAAATCAACAAAAAAGGTGCAGTTCGTAGAGCTAGAATTTTCTACTTCAGAGAACTTACTGGTAAAAAAGCTAAGATTAAAGATAAAAGAAGATAG
- a CDS encoding NADP-dependent isocitrate dehydrogenase has product MTQKAKIFYTLTDEAPLLATYSFLPIVQAFTSTSDIEIETRDISLAGRILSNFPEFLKDDQKTGDALSELGKLATTPEANIIKLPNISASVPQLKAAIAELQAHGYALPNFPEDPQNDEEKNIKAKYSKVLGSAVNPVLREGNSDRRAPKAVKNYAKANPHSMGAWSSDSKTYVASMESGDFYGSEKSTTVSDATDVKIEFVGKDGVSTVLKASTPLKAGEIIDSSVLNVNALKSFVAKTIKEAKEQNILLSVHLKATMMKVSDPIIFGAIVEVYFAAVFEKYAALFAELNIDTRNGLGDVYAKIAGHPMQAEVEAAINQAIENGPALAMVNSDKGITNLHVPSDVIVDASMPAMIRTSGQMYNKDGKQQDTVAIIPDRCYAGVYTATIDFCKKHGAFVPTTMGSVPNVGLMAQKAEEYGSHDKTFQMQGDGVVRVVDANGTVLMEQSVEKNDIFRMCQAKDAPIQDWVKLAVNRARLSNTPAVFWLDENRAHDRELIVKVKKYLKDYDTTGLDIQILNPIEATNFTLERIIKGLDTISVTGNVLRDYLTDLFPILEVGTSAKMLSIVPLMNGGGLFETGAGGSAPKHVEQFIEEGYLRWDSLGEFLALGASLEHLGQTLNNSKAIVLAETLDVATEKFLANDKSPSRKVGEIDNRGSHFYLAMYWAEALAAQNKDADLKAIFTPISTEFIANEAKINAELIGAQGKPQTIGGYYQPNPALTNTAMRPSEAFNAILSKINISAKIS; this is encoded by the coding sequence ATGACACAAAAAGCAAAAATTTTTTACACACTTACAGATGAGGCACCTTTATTGGCTACTTATTCTTTTTTACCTATTGTTCAAGCATTTACTTCTACTTCGGATATTGAAATTGAAACAAGAGATATATCGCTTGCAGGACGAATATTATCTAATTTTCCTGAATTTTTGAAAGATGATCAAAAAACAGGAGATGCTTTATCAGAATTAGGGAAATTAGCGACTACCCCAGAAGCTAACATTATAAAATTACCAAATATTTCTGCTTCTGTGCCACAATTGAAAGCAGCTATTGCTGAATTGCAAGCACATGGTTATGCTTTACCAAACTTTCCGGAAGATCCGCAAAATGATGAAGAGAAAAATATAAAAGCTAAATATTCTAAAGTTTTAGGATCTGCAGTTAACCCTGTTTTACGTGAAGGAAACTCAGATCGTAGAGCACCAAAAGCCGTTAAGAATTATGCTAAGGCTAATCCACACTCTATGGGAGCCTGGTCATCAGATTCAAAAACTTACGTAGCTTCTATGGAAAGCGGTGACTTTTACGGAAGTGAAAAATCAACCACAGTTTCAGATGCTACCGATGTAAAAATTGAATTCGTTGGAAAAGATGGAGTAAGTACAGTATTAAAAGCAAGTACGCCATTAAAAGCGGGTGAAATCATTGATAGTTCAGTTCTGAATGTAAACGCTTTAAAATCTTTCGTTGCCAAAACAATCAAAGAGGCCAAAGAACAAAATATTTTGCTTTCTGTTCACTTGAAAGCAACCATGATGAAGGTTTCTGACCCTATTATTTTTGGTGCTATTGTAGAAGTATATTTTGCTGCAGTATTCGAAAAATACGCTGCGTTATTTGCTGAGTTAAATATTGATACTCGCAATGGTTTAGGTGATGTTTATGCAAAAATTGCAGGACATCCTATGCAAGCCGAAGTTGAGGCTGCCATAAATCAAGCTATAGAGAATGGACCGGCTTTGGCCATGGTAAATTCTGATAAAGGAATAACAAATCTTCATGTTCCTTCGGATGTGATTGTAGATGCGTCTATGCCTGCAATGATTCGTACTTCTGGACAGATGTACAACAAAGACGGAAAACAACAAGATACTGTAGCTATCATTCCAGACAGATGTTATGCTGGAGTTTATACAGCTACGATTGATTTTTGTAAAAAACACGGTGCTTTTGTTCCTACTACAATGGGAAGCGTTCCAAACGTAGGTTTGATGGCGCAAAAAGCAGAGGAATATGGATCACATGACAAGACTTTCCAAATGCAAGGAGATGGAGTAGTACGTGTTGTTGATGCAAACGGAACTGTTTTGATGGAACAGTCTGTTGAGAAAAATGATATTTTCAGAATGTGTCAAGCAAAAGATGCTCCAATTCAAGACTGGGTAAAACTAGCTGTAAACAGAGCACGTTTGTCTAATACACCAGCTGTTTTCTGGTTAGACGAAAACAGAGCACACGATAGAGAATTGATCGTTAAAGTAAAAAAATATTTAAAAGATTACGATACTACCGGTTTAGATATTCAAATCTTGAATCCTATTGAAGCAACAAACTTTACATTAGAAAGAATCATCAAAGGATTAGATACTATTTCGGTAACAGGAAATGTATTGCGTGATTATTTAACGGATTTATTCCCAATTTTAGAAGTGGGAACATCAGCAAAAATGTTATCTATTGTTCCGTTAATGAATGGTGGAGGTTTGTTTGAAACTGGTGCAGGAGGATCAGCTCCAAAACACGTTGAGCAATTTATAGAAGAAGGATATTTACGTTGGGATTCTCTTGGAGAGTTTTTAGCTTTAGGTGCTTCATTAGAGCATTTAGGTCAAACATTAAACAATTCAAAAGCAATTGTTTTGGCAGAGACATTAGATGTAGCTACAGAGAAATTCTTGGCAAATGATAAATCTCCATCTCGTAAAGTGGGTGAAATTGACAACCGTGGATCTCATTTTTATCTAGCAATGTATTGGGCAGAAGCATTGGCAGCTCAAAATAAAGATGCAGATTTAAAAGCTATTTTTACGCCTATCTCAACTGAGTTTATTGCGAATGAAGCTAAAATTAACGCTGAGTTAATAGGTGCTCAAGGAAAACCACAAACGATTGGGGGGTACTACCAACCTAATCCAGCATTAACCAATACGGCAATGCGACCAAGTGAAGCTTTTAATGCTATTTTGTCTAAGATTAATATCTCAGCAAAAATTTCTTAA
- a CDS encoding panthothenate synthetase, protein MKMLFNVILPIEPFNSMVRNGTAGDILGRVIDDIKPESIYFSEQDGNRGAVMVVEIPDASAIPAICEPWFLNFEAHCEIRIAMTPDDLMRANLNKLAEKWSDIPVE, encoded by the coding sequence ATGAAAATGTTATTTAATGTTATCCTGCCTATTGAGCCTTTCAACTCAATGGTTAGAAATGGTACTGCCGGTGATATCCTTGGTAGAGTAATTGATGATATAAAACCTGAAAGTATTTATTTTTCTGAACAAGATGGAAATCGAGGTGCTGTTATGGTTGTTGAAATTCCTGATGCTTCAGCTATACCTGCCATTTGTGAACCTTGGTTTTTAAATTTTGAAGCCCATTGCGAAATCCGAATTGCAATGACACCTGATGATTTAATGCGAGCCAACCTCAACAAACTAGCTGAAAAATGGAGTGACATCCCTGTCGAATAA
- a CDS encoding peptidylprolyl isomerase, translated as MENGIYAKFNTAKGAILVKLTHDLTPGTVGNFVALAEGNMENKIKPQGVKFYDGLTFHRVIPDFMIQGGCPLGTGTGDPGYKFDDEFHPALRHDGPGVLSMANAGPGSNGSQFFITHVATPWLDDKHTVFGNVVEGQDVVDAVAQGDALESVEIIRVGEEAQKWNAIEAFVGLKGARLKRAAALKAESEAKMEKLAAGFEKTESGLRYQFIQRGEGKKAENGKTVAVHYEGSLENGKVFDSSYPRKKPIEFRLGQGQVIEGWDEGIALLQVGDKARFVIPSDLGYGPAGAGGVIPPNAILIFDVELMDVK; from the coding sequence ATGGAAAACGGAATATACGCTAAATTTAACACCGCTAAAGGAGCGATTTTAGTAAAACTAACACATGATTTAACACCTGGAACTGTAGGGAACTTTGTAGCTCTTGCAGAAGGTAATATGGAAAATAAAATTAAGCCTCAAGGAGTTAAATTCTATGACGGATTAACTTTTCATAGAGTAATTCCAGATTTCATGATTCAAGGAGGTTGTCCTCTTGGTACAGGTACTGGTGACCCAGGTTACAAATTTGATGATGAGTTTCATCCAGCTTTGAGACATGATGGTCCAGGAGTTTTGTCTATGGCAAATGCAGGTCCAGGTAGTAATGGTTCTCAATTTTTTATCACTCACGTTGCAACACCATGGCTTGATGACAAGCATACTGTTTTTGGAAACGTAGTAGAAGGTCAAGATGTTGTAGATGCTGTAGCTCAAGGTGATGCTTTAGAATCTGTAGAAATTATCAGAGTAGGTGAAGAGGCTCAAAAATGGAATGCAATTGAAGCTTTCGTTGGATTAAAAGGAGCTCGTCTAAAACGCGCTGCTGCTTTGAAAGCAGAATCAGAAGCAAAAATGGAAAAATTAGCTGCTGGTTTTGAAAAAACAGAAAGTGGTTTACGTTACCAATTCATTCAAAGAGGTGAAGGTAAAAAAGCTGAAAACGGAAAAACGGTTGCTGTTCACTATGAAGGTTCATTAGAGAATGGAAAAGTTTTTGATTCTTCTTACCCAAGAAAAAAACCAATTGAATTTAGATTAGGACAAGGTCAGGTAATTGAAGGTTGGGACGAAGGTATTGCTTTATTACAAGTTGGAGATAAAGCTCGTTTCGTTATACCATCAGATTTAGGTTACGGACCAGCTGGAGCAGGTGGAGTTATTCCTCCAAACGCTATTTTGATTTTTGACGTAGAATTAATGGACGTAAAGTAA
- a CDS encoding DUF6705 family protein, producing the protein MKEIIFLGCVVLFAMSCKSKTIMSLKRKIEYYINFAVFFILINSCMAQSPVLDITTPKKDFIGVKGAYYKDTKNVLNGYDGTYLYTNGTTSFKIKLQKNIMTSRNGQFYEDLIAGEYQLIENGVEKVNTLSQLTPTSNSNHIRGERVLTGTTLGCDDCRADEKRLRLGFRDTTPHNIGEIDIRKTTVDGRDAIIAKIWYTGPVAVKEGTPMPKDGIIRAGTYTMIKLKK; encoded by the coding sequence ATGAAAGAAATAATATTTTTAGGATGTGTAGTACTATTTGCAATGTCTTGTAAAAGTAAAACGATTATGTCCTTGAAGAGAAAAATTGAATACTATATTAATTTTGCAGTATTTTTTATTCTTATAAACAGCTGTATGGCACAAAGTCCAGTGCTTGATATAACAACGCCGAAAAAAGACTTTATTGGTGTAAAAGGTGCTTATTACAAAGACACCAAGAATGTGTTAAACGGTTATGATGGTACTTATTTATATACCAATGGCACTACCTCATTTAAAATAAAATTACAAAAAAACATTATGACTTCCAGAAATGGTCAATTCTACGAAGATTTGATTGCTGGAGAATACCAATTGATCGAAAACGGAGTTGAAAAGGTGAATACATTAAGTCAATTAACTCCAACTAGCAATTCAAACCATATAAGAGGAGAAAGAGTTTTAACCGGAACCACATTGGGTTGTGACGACTGTAGAGCTGATGAAAAGCGATTAAGGCTTGGTTTTAGAGATACCACACCCCACAACATAGGAGAAATCGATATTAGAAAAACAACTGTAGATGGTAGAGACGCAATCATAGCAAAAATTTGGTATACAGGACCTGTTGCTGTTAAAGAAGGCACACCAATGCCCAAAGATGGAATTATTAGGGCTGGCACATATACTATGATAAAACTAAAAAAATAA
- a CDS encoding DUF6705 family protein: protein MKNYINFAVFFILLNSCMAQSPVLDITTPKKDFIGVKGAYYKDTKNVLNGYDGTYLYTNGTTSFKIKLQKNIMTSLNGFYYEDLIAGEYQLIENGVEKVNTLSQLTPTSNNNNISGERVLTGTTLGCKDCRADEKRLRLSFSDITPQNVGEIDIRKTIVDGRDAIIVKIWYTGPIAVKEGSPKPKEGIIRAGTYTMIKLKK, encoded by the coding sequence ATGAAAAACTATATTAATTTTGCAGTATTTTTTATTCTTTTAAACAGCTGTATGGCACAAAGTCCAGTGCTTGATATAACAACGCCGAAAAAAGACTTTATTGGTGTAAAAGGTGCTTATTACAAAGACACCAAGAATGTGTTAAACGGTTATGATGGTACTTATTTATACACCAATGGCACTACATCATTTAAAATAAAATTACAAAAAAACATCATGACTTCCTTGAATGGTTTTTATTATGAAGACTTGATTGCTGGAGAATACCAATTGATCGAAAACGGAGTTGAAAAGGTGAATACATTAAGTCAATTAACTCCAACAAGTAACAATAACAATATAAGTGGAGAAAGAGTTTTAACCGGAACCACATTGGGTTGTAAAGACTGTAGAGCTGATGAAAAAAGATTAAGGCTTAGTTTTTCAGATATCACACCCCAGAACGTTGGAGAAATCGATATTAGAAAAACAATCGTAGATGGTAGAGACGCAATCATAGTAAAAATTTGGTATACAGGGCCTATCGCTGTTAAAGAAGGCTCTCCAAAGCCCAAAGAAGGAATTATTAGAGCTGGCACATATACTATGATAAAACTAAAAAAATAA
- a CDS encoding helix-turn-helix domain-containing protein → MSTTAKPKHIGRNISRIRELRGMKQEALAFAIGVSQQSVSNIEASETVDEEKLHAIAEVLGVTVEAIKNFSEEAILNIIGNTYHVDNSSAVNYGCTFNPLDKLIQAHEEQIKLYERLVQAEKDKVEYLEKLLKGK, encoded by the coding sequence ATGAGTACAACAGCAAAACCAAAACATATAGGCCGAAATATTAGCCGAATCAGAGAGCTTAGAGGAATGAAACAAGAAGCATTGGCTTTCGCCATTGGGGTAAGTCAACAATCTGTTTCTAATATTGAAGCTAGCGAAACTGTAGACGAAGAAAAACTACATGCAATTGCTGAAGTATTAGGTGTTACTGTTGAAGCTATTAAAAACTTTTCAGAAGAAGCAATTTTGAATATCATCGGAAATACATATCATGTTGATAATTCTTCTGCAGTAAATTACGGTTGTACTTTTAATCCATTAGATAAATTAATTCAAGCTCATGAAGAACAAATAAAACTTTACGAGCGTTTAGTTCAAGCAGAAAAAGATAAAGTAGAATATTTAGAAAAATTATTAAAAGGAAAATAA
- a CDS encoding thioredoxin family protein: MARTESNMTPLGTLAPKFKLKDTNSNFEYSYDDLKGQKGTLVIFMCNHCPFVHHVIEEVVKIANDYRVQGVRTIAISSNDISKYPQDAPELMTEFAFRNKIEFPYLYDESQEVAKAYDAACTPDFFLFDTEDKLFYRGQLDDSRRGNGIPLSGSDLRGAIDALIYNRSLKEPQKPSIGCNIKWK, translated from the coding sequence ATGGCAAGAACCGAATCAAATATGACTCCACTTGGAACTTTGGCTCCAAAATTCAAGTTAAAAGATACTAATTCAAATTTTGAATATTCCTATGATGATTTAAAAGGTCAAAAAGGGACTTTGGTCATCTTTATGTGCAATCATTGCCCTTTTGTTCATCATGTTATTGAAGAAGTCGTAAAAATTGCTAATGATTACCGAGTACAGGGCGTTAGAACAATTGCTATTTCAAGCAACGATATTTCAAAATACCCACAAGATGCACCTGAATTAATGACTGAGTTTGCTTTCCGTAACAAAATAGAATTTCCTTATTTATATGATGAAAGCCAAGAAGTCGCCAAGGCATATGATGCCGCTTGCACACCAGACTTTTTCCTTTTTGACACAGAGGATAAATTATTTTACAGAGGTCAACTAGACGATTCCAGACGCGGAAACGGAATCCCATTAAGCGGTAGTGATTTAAGAGGTGCCATAGATGCCTTAATTTACAACAGAAGCTTAAAAGAACCTCAAAAACCGAGTATAGGCTGTAACATTAAATGGAAGTGA
- a CDS encoding tRNA-binding protein, with the protein MNLTWSEFERVEMRVGTIVEVNDFPEARKPAFQLTIDFGTTIGIRKTSAQITKRYQKETLLNRQIVAVVNFPKKQIGKFMSECLVLGAVGEEGDVILLAPDFKIENGLRIG; encoded by the coding sequence ATGAATTTAACTTGGTCAGAATTTGAAAGAGTAGAAATGCGTGTGGGAACAATAGTAGAAGTTAATGATTTTCCCGAAGCCCGCAAGCCTGCTTTTCAACTCACAATTGATTTTGGAACTACAATCGGAATCAGAAAAACATCAGCTCAGATCACAAAACGATACCAAAAAGAAACATTGCTAAATAGGCAAATAGTTGCTGTTGTTAATTTCCCTAAAAAACAAATAGGGAAGTTTATGAGCGAATGTTTGGTTCTTGGTGCTGTAGGCGAGGAGGGAGACGTAATTTTGCTTGCTCCCGATTTTAAGATTGAGAATGGTTTGCGAATAGGGTAG